In Nicotiana tabacum cultivar K326 chromosome 2, ASM71507v2, whole genome shotgun sequence, the following proteins share a genomic window:
- the LOC107806102 gene encoding uncharacterized protein LOC107806102 — protein sequence MTKNSKVRRVRDFHHHDLLSCRSKVCKKIQKEKRPKSSEKKEWEGATCSVCMEHPHNAVLLLCSSYDKGCRPYMCATSCRLSNCLEQYKKAYAKVTSIEGSEPGLLSTDDPNCSSGAGSCAGKSVVELLCPLCRGQVKGWTVVEPARKHLNAKKRTCMHENCSFVGTYKKLRKHVRREHPSARPLEVDPSHVEKWKKLEHERELNDVFSTIRSAMPGAIVMGDYVIEGNFGGFHRNFGLDDHLGETLFRSESNGNHWNDIVHSDDVFDDGYHSFDEDDFFVHHSGSGAASNVFNRISRLRSRLLLGRSRRRQRHRASSRIR from the coding sequence atgacaaaaaatagcAAGGTGCGGCGGGTACGTGATTTCCATCACCATGATTTGCTATCTTGCCGCTCAAAGGTGTGCAAAAAGATTCAAAAGGAGAAACGACCAAAAtcatcagagaagaaagaatggGAAGGGGCAACTTGCTCAGTTTGCATGGAGCATCCTCACAATGCAGTGCTGCTGCTGTGCTCTTCTTATGACAAGGGATGTCGTCCTTATATGTGTGCCACTAGCTGTCGTTTGTCGAATTGTCTTGAGCAGTACAAGAAAGCCTATGCTAAAGTCACTTCAATTGAGGGATCTGAACCAGGGTTGCTGTCAACTGATGATCCAAATTGCTCGTCAGGAGCAGGTTCTTGTGCTGGGAAGTCGGTAGTTGAACTTCTATGCCCACTCTGTCGCGGGCAGGTGAAGGGTTGGACTGTTGTGGAACCTGCACGCAAGCATTTAAATGCAAAGAAGAGAACATGCATGCATGAAAATTGCTCATTTGTTGGGACGTACAAAAAGTTAAGGAAACATGTAAGGCGGGAGCATCCATCAGCACGCCCCCTCGAAGTGGACCCTTCACATGTAGAGAAATGGAAGAAACTTGAGCATGAGAGAGAGTTGAACGATGTGTTTAGCACAATCAGATCTGCCATGCCTGGGGCAATTGTAATGGGAGATTATGTAATAGAGGGTAACTTCGGTGGCTTCCACAGGAATTTTGGATTAGACGACCACCTCGGCGAGACTCTTTTTAGGTCGGAATCTAATGGCAATCACTGGAATGATATTGTCCACTCAGATGATGTTTTCGATGATGGCTATCATTCATTTGATGAGGATGATTTCTTCGTCCATCATTCTGGTAGTGGCGCTGCATCTAATGTTTTCAATAGAATTTCTCGACTTCGTAGTAGGCTCTTATTGGGAAGATCAAGGAGGCGGCAGCGACATCGAGCCAGTAGCAGAATTCGGTGA